In a single window of the Rhodamnia argentea isolate NSW1041297 chromosome 2, ASM2092103v1, whole genome shotgun sequence genome:
- the LOC115739492 gene encoding DEAD-box ATP-dependent RNA helicase FANCM isoform X3, which produces MTGQMSPDKRVHFWKSKRVFFVTPQVLEKDIQSGTCLVKYLVCLVIDEAHRASGNYSYCVVVRELIARPVQLRILALTATPGSKHQTIQHVIDNLIISTLEYRNESDPDVSPYVHDRKLELIEVAMGKEAIEINDLLLKVIRIYAARLNAMGILLNRDYQALSPSDLLTSRDKFRQAPPPELSQVKYGEVERFFGALITLYHIRKLLSSHGIRPAYEMLEEKLHQGSFASLMSRNEDINKAKLLMQQSLSHGAPNPKISKMLEVLIDHFKKNDPQQSRVIIFSNFRGSVRDIMDALSNIGDIVKAAQFVGQSSGKSLKGQSQKVQQAVLEKFRAGGYNVIVATSIGEEGLDIMEVDLVICFDANVSPLRMVQRMGRTGRKHDGRVVVLACEGSELKGYRRKQANSKAVSKHMRNGGIASFNFHLSPRMIPHIFKPDVQFVELSIEKFVPRGKKVKDDDVVEMPMWKKNLTVTEADIVAKYFNNSGKSWKPSLIAFPHFQTFPCRVHIVMHSCRTGMMIDAMQHLQGVVFSRDKEGLPVEEKEFLVEQHGSKPLEQHNNCCQDLLNFDDCPDIYEQRSMSDTPVQTSENADRNCLSTIASKSSPVHSYLFSADFVSVDNLGNVLILSVPSLPSPKVTQSDDIYLKCPKKDSGRFLAAAQRSEEVRMPFGDSVQRASAQTRCLKSEARAVSTVFDFEAQQNEPTVMDMKNTEIENVIGVLPDGGDGTNGTPDALKVKEPFPLASACNDDEEDAELSPRLTNYMESGVVPESPINGESNGKDKSAFVIPDLVLPPICSNHLFMSSSQGKKRELIKEFDSCRGIVSGSPTYNRIQTPLANIKDGSNKSKCGHASPDNQMTPENDITSGHSKNWCLTPNNNSNSVKGRKKLRRLRRVGDCVRRRGLNHKDNDIVPIVESDRSFPGASTFQNQNNYNQGEKKTTNNGRAYIEEEAEVSSGAEASEDEEDDLDGDTYEDSFIDDGTNPTAASTQDITCTVDMMAVYRRSLLSQSPNGWRMSESTSSSGKNLHSLYAPGSRLKNQSEGGSAESLSEGHERIPKRRPSMASISTTDGGSDVERLKRKSRFHDPDSVPAINLEREFLSQGDSGNEEPVHQNQANGVPADFDLFSDDHFYEGVDLDALEAQATLLLQRSSECSKEKKETIPKPSVDHAGSPTFDLGI; this is translated from the exons ATGACTGGCCAGATGAGCCCTGATAAAAGAGTTCACTTTTGGAAGAGTAAACGAGTATTTTTTGTTACTCCTCAAGTGCTAGAGAAAGATATTCAATCTG GCACATGTTTGGTGAAGTATCTGGTCTGCCTGGTGATTGACGAGGCCCATCGGGCCTCAGGAAACTATTCGTATTGTGTTGTCGTTAGAGAG TTGATAGCCCGACCTGTGCAGCTGAGGATATTAGCTTTAACAGCGACACCAGGAT CAAAGCACCAGACCATTCAGCATGTAATTGACAATTTGATCATATCAACCCTTGAATATCGCAACGAAAGCGACCCTGATGTCAGCCCATATGTTCATGACAGAAAACTAGAGTTGATTGAG GTAGCTATGGGCAAAGAAGCTATCGAGATAAATGATTTGCTTTTGAAGGTCATCCGCATCTATGCAGCTCGTCTTAATGCAATGGGCATACTGCTGAATCGGGATTATCAAGCT TTGAGTCCATCAGACTTGCTTACTTCAAGGGATAAATTTCGTCAAGCACCTCCGCCTGAACTTTCGCAAGTGAAATATGGAGAGGTTGAAAGGTTTTTTGGAGCCCTTATCACTCTTTATCACATTCGCAAATTGCTCTCAAGCCATGGCATAAGGCCAGCCTACGAGATGCTTGAAGAAAAGTTGCACCAGGG GTCTTTTGCGAGCTTGATGAGTAGAAATGAAGATATTAATAAAGCGAAACTCTTAATGCAGCAAAGCTTATCTCATGGCGCACCTAATCCAAAGATATCAAAAATGTTAGAAGTGTTGATTGACCACTTCA AAAAAAATGATCCTCAACAGTCAAGggttatcattttctcaaactttAGGGGAAGTGTCAG GGACATTATGGATGCATTGTCAAACATTGGGGATATAGTCAAAGCAGCACAATTTGTTGGTCAAAGTTCAG GAAAATCACTAAAGGGACAGTCACAAAAGGTTCAGCAGGCTGTTCTGGAG AAATTTCGAGCTGGTGGATACAATGTCATTGTGGCCACATCCATTGGTGAAGAGGGTCTTGATATCATGGAAGTTGATCTAGTAATATGTTTTGATGCTAATGTCTCACCTCTACGTATGGTGCAGCGCATGGGAAGAACCGGAAGGAAACATGATGGACGTGTGG TAGTGTTAGCTTGTGAGGGGTCAGAGCTGAAGGGTTACAGACGAAAGCAAGCTAACAGCAAGGCAGTAAGtaagcacatgcggaatggAGGGATTGCAAGTTTTAATTTCCATTTGAGTCCCCGAATG ATTCCACATATTTTCAAACCAGATGTCCAGTTTGTTGAGctatcaattgaaaagtttgttCCTCGtggaaagaaagtaaaagatgatGATGTTGTTGAGATGCCAATGTGGAAGAAGAATTTAACTGTCACGGAAGCTGATATCGTTGCCAAGTATTTCAACAATTCTGGAAAGAGCTGGAAACCATCTCTTATTGCTTTTCCTCACTTCCAGACTTTTCCATGTAGAGTGCACATAGTCATGCATTCGTGCAGGACAGGTATGATGATTGATGCGATGCAACATTTGCAAGGAGTAGTGTTTTCTAGAGATAAAGAAGGTCTTCCTGTTGAG GAGAAAGAATTCTTAGTTGAACAACATGGATCTAAGCCGTTAGAACAACACAACAACTGTTGTCAAG ATTTGCTGAACTTTGATGATTGTCCTGATATATATGAGCAAAGGAGTATGTCAGACACACCTGTGCAGACCTCAGAAAATGCAGATCGCAATTGCTTGTCTACTATAGCTAGCAAAAGTTCTCCAGTGCACTCTTACCTCTTTAGTGCAGATTTCGTGTCTGTTGACAATCTTGGAAATGTCCTTATTTTGTCTGTTCCTTCACTTCCTTCCCCAAAAGTCACACAAAGTGATGACATATACCTGAAATGCCCCAAGAAAGATTCTGGCCGTTTCTTAGCTGCAGCTCAAAGATCAGAAGAAGTACGCATGCCATTTGGGGATTCTGTGCAACGAGCTTCTGCTCAGACAAGATGTCTGAAGAGTGAAGCTCGGGCTGTATCTACAGTTTTCGACTTTGAAGCTCAGCAAAATGAACCAACAGTTATGGACATGAAGAACACTGAGATAGAAAACGTGATTGGAGTATTGCCAGATGGAGGAGATGGTACCAATGGAACACCAGATGCCTTAAAAGTCAAAGAGCCATTTCCTCTAGCCAGTGCATGTAacgatgatgaggaagatgcaGAACTCAGTCCCCGACTTACGAACTACATGGAAAGTGGAGTTGTTCCTGAATCTCCTATTAATG GAGAATCAAATGGTAAAGACAAAAGTGCCTTTGTCATCCCAGATCTTGTTTTGCCTCCCATTTGCAGCAACCACCTCTTTATGTCGTCAAGTCAGGGGAAAAAGAGGGAACTTATAAAAGAATTTGATTCATGCAGAGGAATTGTTTCTGGTTCCCCTACATATAACAGAATACAAACTCCCTTAGCAAACATTAAGGATGGTTCCAACAAAAGTAAATGTGGCCATGCTTCTCCAGACAATCAGATGACACCGGAAAATGATATCACCAGCGGCCATAGTAAGAATTGGTGTCTGACTCCCAATAATAATTCAAACAGTGTGAAAGGTAGAAAGAAGCTCAGAAGGCTGCGAAGAGTTGGAGACTGTGTACGTAGGCGGGGCCTGAATCACAAAGATAATGACATTGTCCCCATTGTGGAATCTGATCGATCTTTTCCTGGGGCCAGTacatttcaaaatcaaaataactATAACCAGG GTGAAAAGAAGACAACCAACAATGGCAGAGCCTACATTGAAGAGGAAGCTGA GGTATCTTCTGGAGCTGAAGCATctgaggatgaagaagatgacctTGACGGAGATACATATGAGGATAGCTTCATAGATGACGGGACAAATCCGACAGCAGCAAGTACTCAAGATATTACTTGTACGGTTGATATGATGGCAGTGTACAG GCGTTCTTTGCTAAGTCAGTCACCAAATGGATGGCGGATGAGTGAAAGCACAAGTTCTTCAGGAAAGAATCTGCACTCTCTATATGCACCCGGCAGCAGACTGAAAAATCAGTCTGAAGGCGGAAGTGCTGAAAGCTTGTCGGAAGGCCATGAGAGAATCCCGAAAAGGAGGCCTTCTATGGCAAGTATTTCCACAACAGATGGGGGGAGTGATGTGGAAAGATTGAAGAGGAAATCGAGGTTCCATGATCCGGATTCTGTTCCCGCAATCAACCTGGAGAGAGAATTCCTTTCTCAGGGAGATTCTGGAAATGAAGAACCGGTCCATCAGAACCAGGCTAATGGAGTTCCTGCCGATTTCGACCTCTTCTCTGATGATCACTTCTACGAGGGTGTCGATCTCGACGCCCTAGAAGCTCAAGCCACATTGCTTCTCCAACGCAGTTCTGAGTGctcgaaggagaagaaagagacgATTCCAAAGCCAAGTGTTGACCATGCCGGCTCTCCAACCTTCGATCTCGGAATATGA